The genomic DNA GGCTTGTACGGGCCTTCGATCGCAACGCCGAGGTAGTCGGCCTGCTTTTTGGTCAGCGTTTCGAGCTTGACGCCCAGGCGCTCCAGGTGCAGCCGGGCCACTTCCTCGTCCAGCTTCTTGGGCAGGATCATGACCTTGGGCTCGTAGTCGTTCTTGGCCAGGTCGAGCTGGGCCAGCACCTGGTTGGTGAAGGAGTTGGACATGACAAAGCTGGGGTGGCCGGTGGCGCAGCCCAGGTTGACCAGCCGTCCCTCGGCCAGGACGATGAGCGACTTGCCCGAGGGCAGGGTCCATTTGTCCACCTGCGGCTTGACGGTCTTCTTGACCGCCTTGGGGTTCTTCTCCAGGTGTGCCATCTCGATCTCGGAATCGAAGTGACCGATGTTGCACAGGATCGCCTCGTCCTTCATGGCGTCCATGTGCGCGCCGGTGATGACGTGGTAGTTGCCGGTGCAGGTGACGAAGATGTCGCCCTGGGGCGCGGCCTCGGCCATGGTGAGGACCTGATAGCCCTCCATGGCGGCCTGCAGGGCGCAGATGGGATCAATCTCGGTGATCAGCACGCGCGCGCCGAAACCGCGCATGGACTGGGCGCACCCCTTGCCCACATCGCCGTAGCCCACCACGACCACCACCTTGCCCGCCACCATCACGTCCGTGGCGCGCTTGAGGCCGTCGGCCAGGGACTCGCGGCAGCCGTAGAGGTTGTCGAACTTGGACTTGGTGACCGAGTCGTTGACGTTGATGGCCGCAAAGAGCAGCTCGCCCGCGCGCTGCATCTCGTAGAGACGGTGCACGCCGGTAGTGGTCTCCTCGGACACGCCGCGGATCTTTTTGGCGATGGCGGTCCATTTGCCGGGGTTGGCCGCAAGGCCCGCCTTGAGACGGTCCATGATGATCTGGAACTCGTGAACATCGTACTGCTTGTCGCACAGGCTCGGGTCGGCCTCGACCTTGACGCCCTGGTGGACCATGAGGGTGGCGTCGCCGCCGTCGTCCACGATCAGGTCAGGGCCGCTGCCGTCGGGCCAGGTCAGGGCCTGCTCGGTGCACCACCAGTAGTCCTCCAGGGTCTCGCCCTTCCAGGCAAAGACCTTGGCCATGCCAGACAGGGCGATGGCCGCAGCCGCGTGGTCCTGGGTCGAGAAGATGTTGCAGGACGCCCAGCGGATGTCCGCGCCCAGTTCATAGAGGCACTTGATGAGCATGGCGGTCTGGATGGTCATGTGCAGCGAGCCCATGACCTTGAAGCCCGCAAGGGGTTTCTCCGTGCCGTGTTTTTCGATCAGGGACATGAGGCCCGGCATCTCGCGCTCGGAGAGTTGCATCTCCATGAGGCCCCACTCGGCCAGGGACATGTCGGCGACCTTGTGGTCGCAGGCGGGATCGACGGGCATGACGTTCTTGGACATTGAATCCTCCAAATAAGGGGTTGGTTGCTATTTTTTCTCGGCCTCGTAGACGACGACGACAAGGCCCATGTTGACGGTGAACTTGGTCACCCCGGTGACATTGAACCGGGCCTGATCGAGCCAGTCGAGCATCTTCTGGCTGGGGATGCCGAGCCTGCGGTCGCCGTATTCGGTGCGCATCAGCTCGTTGGCGTGGCGCTCGAACTCGGCGATGATCAGCCTGCCTCCGGTCTTGAGCACGCGCCCGGCCTCGCGGATGGCGTCCAGCGGCCTGGGCAGGTGGTGGAGCACCAGGGACATGACCGCACAGTCCGCCTCCCAGTCGCGCAGGGGCAGGTGGGTCAGCTCGCCGATGCGCAGGCTCATGCTGGCGTCGCCGGAGAACCGCTCCTCGGCCAGTTCGAGCATCTTGGGCGAGTTGTCCACGCCGATGACCACATCGGCAGAGGCGGCCAGGATAGCCAGCATGTCGCCCGGCCCGCAGCCCAGGTCCGCGGCGCAGGCGCATCGGGGCAGCCGG from Pseudodesulfovibrio aespoeensis Aspo-2 includes the following:
- the ahcY gene encoding adenosylhomocysteinase, with the translated sequence MSKNVMPVDPACDHKVADMSLAEWGLMEMQLSEREMPGLMSLIEKHGTEKPLAGFKVMGSLHMTIQTAMLIKCLYELGADIRWASCNIFSTQDHAAAAIALSGMAKVFAWKGETLEDYWWCTEQALTWPDGSGPDLIVDDGGDATLMVHQGVKVEADPSLCDKQYDVHEFQIIMDRLKAGLAANPGKWTAIAKKIRGVSEETTTGVHRLYEMQRAGELLFAAINVNDSVTKSKFDNLYGCRESLADGLKRATDVMVAGKVVVVVGYGDVGKGCAQSMRGFGARVLITEIDPICALQAAMEGYQVLTMAEAAPQGDIFVTCTGNYHVITGAHMDAMKDEAILCNIGHFDSEIEMAHLEKNPKAVKKTVKPQVDKWTLPSGKSLIVLAEGRLVNLGCATGHPSFVMSNSFTNQVLAQLDLAKNDYEPKVMILPKKLDEEVARLHLERLGVKLETLTKKQADYLGVAIEGPYKPDHYRY
- a CDS encoding ArsR/SmtB family transcription factor, which translates into the protein MEIIKYCKALSDETRARLVNVLLEYELNVGEIVQVMGMGQSRISRHLKILSDSGLVEVRRDGLWAFYRASESGNGREFLDGVAPLMAGENALKRDRNVAVKVIRERTAATRQFFDDIAPDWDRMTAEVLGEIELGREIQARLPRCACAADLGCGPGDMLAILAASADVVIGVDNSPKMLELAEERFSGDASMSLRIGELTHLPLRDWEADCAVMSLVLHHLPRPLDAIREAGRVLKTGGRLIIAEFERHANELMRTEYGDRRLGIPSQKMLDWLDQARFNVTGVTKFTVNMGLVVVVYEAEKK